A genomic segment from Neodiprion lecontei isolate iyNeoLeco1 chromosome 1, iyNeoLeco1.1, whole genome shotgun sequence encodes:
- the LOC107226575 gene encoding transcription factor SPT20 homolog: MGKTRGVHETTPELRNRMVGMYEAGLGLREIAAAVNCSQRTVKRWLNRFDKEGTVETRERCGRKRATTSEQDEAIIRLATQTPITAAKAVLPALGLSCSVDTVRERLHKAGIHNWSPSRKHMQRIPLGSEADSVVIQQSVWRPTGTQLGRKKSSKERRKEKKGTTANKRKTLSRKTKSKDLYIGDGAPTEALRQPNIQPGFVLPSQQNVQQPQNNNLQISSQAIQASPIPFSSCLTLAQQPIYQHPGLNVAQNWPLDLVQGSHHYPQGQPNAVTHEHPQQQQQLQELHTQQEQQRQLQEQQIQEHSRQQNSHHQNIESQQQHQQQSQQPSEGLNQQQQQASQTNLLPTHQEAKISRIDSCSNSSNSISNSHASDEDGELNENTLKKDNKRSLKHRKKKGGKAKGTLETSVEIRNRMIGMSEAGLSTLSIALAINRSERTVKRWLERWHKEGNVQTKERKGRRRITTKEQDEAIIAMATQHPLTAAKYVAPALGLRCSVDTIRERLHKAGIHSWKLGKKQGEGNAVHTVHLWQPSGNRPNKPKLPGEKKKKSSSDKKYKQSTTETIKRGSRKKKVEPAPLKIIPPPANMITEQNTMQFHEPPLANYVSGPNIMHPVEDMSAPHPSSHPQQLPMAESQVPPGSQPLQPMELLMQQRSDCRLAQSIVGPPVSSQGNTAVAYPPCMVGTNSHTNHIEQPDPLNYEPYMWNF, encoded by the exons ATGGGGAAAACAAGAGGTGTACACGAAACTACTCCAGAATTAAGAAATAGAATGGTTGGGATGTACGAAGCTGGCTTGGGCCTTCGAGAAATAGCTGCGGCAGTCAACTGTTCT CAACGAACTGTCAAGAGGTGGCTCAATCGTTTTGATAAAGAAGGCACTGTTGAGACGAGAGAACGATGTGGCCGCAAAAGAGCTACGACCTCTGAGCAGGATGAAGCGATCATTCGTTTGGCTACGCAGACACCCATAACTGCAGCAAAAGCTGTTTTACCAGCACTGGGATTGTCCTGTTCTGTCGATACTGTCAGAGAAAGACTTCATAAAGCTGGAATACACAATTGGAGCCCTTCACGAAAACACATGCAAAGAATTCCTTTAGG CAGTGAAGCGGATAGCGTGGTGATTCAACAATCGGTATGGCGGCCTACTGGTACACAGTTAGGAAGGAAAAAGTCTTccaaagaaagaaggaaagagaaaaaaggtaCAACtgcaaacaaaagaaaaacccTTTCAAGGAAAACCAAGTCTAAAGATCTGTACATCGGTGATGGCGCTCCAACCGAGGCTTTGAGACAACCCAATATACAACCTGGATTTGTACTTCCGTCACAGCAAAATGTTCAGCAACcacaaaataacaatttacaaatatcTAGTCAGGCTATACAGGCGAGTCCAATACCATTTAGTAGCTGTCTCACCCTCGCTCAACAACCGATTTACCAGCATCCTGGCCTCAATGTTGCACAGAACTGGCCCCTGGATCTGGTTCAAGGCAGCCATCATTATCCACAA GGACAACCCAACGCTGTAACTCATGAGCATcctcaacaacaacaacaactacAGGAACTTCATACtcaacaagaacaacaacgCCAACTGCAAGAACAGCAGATTCAGGAACATTCCAGACAACAGAATTCCCACCATCAGAACATTGAATCACAACAGCAGCATCAACAACAATCCCAGCAGCCATCAGAAGGACTTAaccaacaacagcagcaagcGTCTCAAACCAATTTATTGCCTACCCATCAAGAAGCAAAAATTTCGAGAATCGATAGTTGTTCAAACTCAAGTAATTCAATCAGCAATAGTCATGCTTCTGACGAAGATGGAgagttgaatgaaaatactctgaagaaagataataaaagaTCTCTTAAgcacagaaagaaaaaaggtggCAAAGCAAAGGGTACTTTGGAAACTAGTGTTGAAATCAGGAATCGAATGATCGGAATGTCAGAAGCAGGACTGTCAACCTTGTCTATAGCATTGGCTATCAACAGAtcg GAACGGACAGTAAAACGATGGCTAGAAAGATGGCACAAAGAAGGCAATGTACAAACAAAAGAACGCAAAGGTCGACGACGTATAACAACGAAAGAACAGGATGAAGCAATAATTGCAATGGCTACTCAACACCCCTTGACTGCAGCAAAGTATGTTGCACCAGCATTAGGCTTGAGGTGTAGTGTCGATACAATTAGAGAACGGCTACACAAAGCTGGGATTCACAGTTGGAAACTTGGAAAGAAGCAAGG AGAGGGAAATGCAGTGCATACTGTTCATTTATGGCAGCCAAGCGGTAATCGCCCTAATAAACCAAAATTGcctggtgaaaaaaagaaaaaatcctCTAGTGATAAGAAATATAAACAATCGACTACTGAGACGATAAAAAGAGGTtctcgaaagaaaaaagtagaacCAGCACCATTGAAAATCATTCCCCCGCCAGCAAATATGATTACTGAACAGAACACCATGCAATTCCATGAGCCTCCAC TGGCAAATTATGTTTCAGGCCCTAACATTATGCATCCAGTGGAAGACATGTCTGCACCTCATCCATCATCACATCCACAGCAACTGCCTATGGCAGAATCGCAAGTTCCTCCAGGTTCACAACCCTTGCAACCTATGGAACTCCTAATGCAGCAGAGATCGGATTGCAGACTAGCTCAATCTATTGTTGGACCCCCAGTTTCCAGTCAGGGAAACACTGCTGTTGCGTATCCTCCTTGTATGGTTGGGACCAACAGCCACACAAATCATATTGAGCAGCCAGATCCATTAAACTACGAACCCTATATGTGGAACTTTTAG
- the LOC124296603 gene encoding vicilin-like seed storage protein At2g18540, with protein MSNAGGQKEGANREEEEKKKGRPGAVAALGRDRRHSLGSSATVLDLWKRKREEEGEKGEEEADELQERERVFGKSRKVHRSPEGKTGEEGKVEGGGIQDMLRLIREELKIGLEEVKGQGRGIREEVEKIKGEMARREEQWEVERGEMKEMIRDLGKRLEEVEERRGGEMERVKERLIELEKKSAEGGGERQVQGNAEVAQVTIDRLKEMEWAIERKEREERRGNIVLRGARLEKGREKEELKKILQLIGVEVEVKDMWEVGAKKGGEKGIWVARLGNREQKRQVMGRKSLLKGREERIDEDLTWAERRMKWKLREIAAIEERRGNRVRIGYAKIWIEGKMWKWDEIGEVLRDGTGRAREGGQREGREGGQREGRGKVGESDRERSASEERQEGSIEAQGRVRRERQSGEWVVGGDRGRWGGK; from the coding sequence ATGAGTAACGCGGGTGGCCAAAAAGAAGGGGCGAAcagggaagaggaggagaaaaagaaaggtaggCCGGGGGCAGTTGCAGCGTTAGGGAGGGATAGGAGGCATAGCCTGGGATCGTCGGCGACGGTGCTAGACTTATGGAAGAGAAAGCGGGAGGAGGAAGGGGAAAAAGGGGAGGAAGAGGCAGACGAGTTgcaggaaagagaaagagtattTGGGAAAAGCAGGAAAGTGCACCGATCGCCGGAGGGTAAGACAGGGGAGGAAGGGAAGGTAGAGGGAGGGGGTATACAAGATATGTTAAGGTTGATTAGGGAAGAGCTAAAGATAGGTCTAGAGGAGGTcaaagggcagggaagggggatcaGGGAAGAAGTGGAAAAGATTAAAGGCGAAATGGCTAGAAGGGAAGAGCAGTGGGAAGTAGAGAGGGGGGAGATGAAGGAAATGATAAGGGATCTAGGTAAAAGACTAGAAGAGGTAGAAGAGCGGAGAGGGGGTGAGATGGAAAGGGTAAAGGAGAGGCTGatagaattagaaaagaagAGTGCAGAAGGAGGGGGAGAAAGGCAGGTACAGGGAAATGCGGAAGTGGCGCAGGTAACAATAGATAGATTAAAAGAGATGGAGTGGGCcatagagaggaaagaaagggaagaaagaaggggAAATATAGTATTGAGAGGAGCGAGACTTgagaagggaagagaaaaggaagagttgaaaaagattttgcaGCTGATAGGGGTAGAGGTTGAGGTAAAGGATATGTGGGAGGTAGGCGCGAAAAAGGGGGGAGAAAAGGGTATATGGGTAGCAAGACTAGGAAATAGGGAGCAAAAGAGGCAGGTAATGGGAAGAAAAAGCCTACTCaaagggagggaggagagaaTAGACGAGGATCTCACCTGGGCAGAGAGaagaatgaaatggaagttGAGGGAGATAGCAGCTATTGAGGAGAGAAGGGGAAACAGAGTAAGAATAGGGTATGCAAAGATCTGGATAGAAGGGAAAATGTGGAAGTGGGATGAGATAGGAGAAGTGCTTAGGGATGGTACAGGGAGAGCGAGGGAAGGGGGgcaaagggaggggagggaaggggggcaaagggaggggaggggaaaagtGGGGGAAAGCGATAGGGAAAGGTCAGCAAGCGAGGAAAGACAAGAGGGAAGTATAGAAGCACAGGGAAGGGTACGTAGGGAAAGGCAGTCGGGGGAATGGGTAGTGGGGGGGGACAGAGGCAGGTGGGGAGGGAAAtaa
- the LOC124296604 gene encoding uncharacterized protein LOC124296604, with product MNGNIEGDEEGEFTYVGGAGVTVIDYAIGDIEVRDRVKRIEIGDRVDSDHHPVIVWLRGAVARTRKGKRVGGTNRGDWTEEGRMRFRTEVKWEGIGEVDVGKEIEKRIREFRRALDVGGRGREAKKGWWDEECRRKKAERKKKENEGFIKEAAEARTESKVWEIVNRERKKWKRVNEEIGDQEWREYFMGVLGGVESKVTEGGESVNRKGDGEGELQREEIKKVIGKLRDGKAPGGDGIVSEVWRYGGEEMEQWIWKTCNRVWVGEGWPEDWREGLIAPIVKKGEGKRVEEYRGVTLMPTLYKVYAMALADRLEREVEEKGLIPQNQTGFRKGMGTIDNIYVLNYLINRQVGKDKGKMVAFFVDLKAAFDSVNRKVLWETMERRGVREGLRVRIEEIYKETKSRVRSGGKLGEAFWTARGVRQGCPLSPHVFNLLLADLEEEMGRGRRVGGVELAGGRVCTLAYADDMVLLAESEEEMEVMIRKLERYMDRKRLTVNVGKSKIMRFRKGGGRRKNIDWRWKGKRIEEVKEFSYLGYRVKCNGGQEAQVKERVRKAGVVMRQVWGIGKRRFGRDWEKRIWLFDRLVWTVIEYASEIWGWREWRAVEAVQDRFLRWTLGVDGRTPGYLVREELQREKLRIRAGRRAWNFERKLERGEGSELARRCWEEIRDKAEAGRQGSRWERERESFFAERGAESREVVARRERGEMEFREIEEREREEQRKERWEKIRESRYNRWYRLVKGEGIPGYLGKGWGESRWIRVARFRLGSEMKEARYWEEEEKRRCRERL from the exons ATGAACGGGAACATAGAGGGGGATGAGGAGGGGGAATTTACGTATGTAGGAGGGGCAGGGGTGACAGTGATAGACTACGCTATAGGAGACATCGAGGTGAGGGATAGGGTCAAAAGGATAGAGATTGGGGATAGGGTTGACTCGGATCATCACCCGGTAATAGTGTGGTTGAGGGGGGCAGTGGCTAGGacaaggaagggaaaaagagtAGGGGGAACTAATAGAGGAGACTGGACGGAGGAGGGTAGGATGAGGTTTAGAACAGAAGTCAAATGGGAGGGGATAGGAGAAGTGGATGTAgggaaagagatagagaaaagaataagggaGTTTAGACGAGCCTTAGATgtaggagggagggggagggaagcgAAAAAGGGATGGTGGGACGAGGAATGTAGGCGAAAAAAAGCGGAA aggaaaaagaaagaaaatgagggaTTCATAAAAGAAGCAGCGGAAGCAAGGACAGAAAGCAAGGTATGGGAGATAGTTaatagggaaagaaagaagtggaAGAGGGTGAATGAAGAAATAGGAGATCAGGAGTGGAGGGAGTATTTCATGGGAGTATTAGGCGGGGTAGAAAGCAAGGTAACAGAAGGCGGGGAGTCGGTAAATAGGAAGGGGGACGGGGAAGGGGAGCTGCAGAGGGAAGAgattaaaaaggtgataggaaaGCTGAGGGATGGAAAGGCACCAGGGGGGGATGGAATAGTTAGCGAGGTATGGAGGTATGGGGGGGAAGAAATGGAGCAGTGGATATGGAAAACATGTAACAGAGTTTGGGTGGGGGAGGGCTGGCCAGAGGATTGGAGGGAGGGATTGATAGCGCCGATAGTTaagaagggggaggggaaaagggTAGAAGAGTATAGGGGGGTGACTTTGATGCCAACTCTATATAAGGTGTATGCGATGGCATTAGCGGATAGGTTAGAAAGAGAGGTAGAAGAAAAGGGCTTGATACCGCAAAACCAAACGGGTTTCAGAAAAGGCATGGGCACCATTGACAATATATATGTTCTTAACTATTTAATCAATAGGCAGGTGGGAAAGGATAAGGGAAAGATGGTGGCGTTTTTTGTGGACCTGAAAGCTGCTTTTGATTCAGTGAACAGGAAGGTGCTGTGGGAGACTATGGAAAGGAGAGGGGTGAGGGAAGGGCTAAGGGTAAGGATAGAGGAAATTTACAAGGAAACAAAGAGTCGAGTAAGGAGCGGGGGTAAGCTAGGAGAGGCGTTTTGGACAGCGAGGGGGGTAAGGCAGGGATGTCCGCTCAGTCCGCATGTGTTCAACCTGCTGCTGGCGGACTTAGAAGAGGAAatggggagagggagaagggtTGGGGGGGTGGAGCTAGCAGGCGGCAGGGTATGCACGTTAGCTTATGCGGATGATATGGTGTTACTAGCGGAAAGTGAAGAGGAAATGGAGGTAATGATTAGGAAGTTAGAAAGGTATATGGATAGGAAAAGGCTGACGGTAAATGTAGGGAAATCAAAGATTATGAGATTTAGGAAAGGAGGCGGTAGAAGGAAAAACATAGATTGGAGATGGAAAGGGAAAAGGATAGAGGAGGTGAAAGAGTTCAGCTATTTAGGGTATAGAGTAAAGTGCAATGGGGGACAGGAAGCacaggtgaaagagagagtacggaaggcaggggtagtaatgaggcaggtatggggaataggaaaaagaaggtttgggagggattgggaaaaaaggatttggtTATTTGACAGGCTAGTATGGACGGTAATAGAGTATGCATCGGAGATATGGGGGTGGAGAGAGTGGAGGGCGGTCGAGGCGGTACAGGATAGATTTTTGAGATGGACATTAGGAGTGGATGGGAGAACACCGGGATATTTAGTAAGGGAGGAACTACAGAGGGAGAAACTAAGGATTAGGGCAGGGAGAAgggcatggaattttgaaaggaagctggagagaggggagggtaGCGAGTTAGCTAGGAGATGCTGGGAAGAGATAAGGGACAAGGCAGAAGCTGGGAGGCAGGGATCGAGgtgggaaagagaaagggaaagtttCTTTGCGGAAAGGGGAGCAGAGAGTAGAGAGGTAGTCGCGAGAAGGGAGAGGGGCGAGATGGAGTTTAGGGAaatagaggagagagagagggaagaacagagaaaagagaggtgggagaaaataagggaatcgAGGTACAACAGATGGTACAGGCTAGTGAAAGGAGAAGGGATACCAGGATATCTGGGAAAGGGATGGGGAGAAAGCAGGTGGATA